A window of the Brassica napus cultivar Da-Ae chromosome C5, Da-Ae, whole genome shotgun sequence genome harbors these coding sequences:
- the LOC125587188 gene encoding meiosis-specific protein ASY2-like: MSSGGRLSREQKGKEVATVSRPSRDASEVPLEEFERVHHDAMMDTGSLDLSQRILVSESARSFRKEVRGNQAEPQACERDGSGGARDGVLPADYMPTCYYPGEIYEELSAIAPEFPCSPDVSGQAWENVMKTQSTPNSVKRLLRERRGFGVTFLIPSASQRPWSPPVRYQCVYETYFRDDTKLWFPIPRLVTAYARRRDAAISQFLNGLWHIAVALMVLAAEIDVSLSVRTFEELTSVSSLEDDILSIKMRPSYNVIGGHPNKALDWQRSYFFIKCDDFAFEDPPDDDYRVLWNTLLGRTLSLTPDHLTSREYPEVFLASARAVARLAQEHWENISWERVRRSIDRDWDSSYIPSVNKTKRRISLFTVEEQKKINAARKMRGLPDLSAMMAAEHGLSNAEPSVPSNDLVTDDATLASFDHRESSLGVVVVAPKKKKSKKRARDEPPVNDDLETLPEEADEPWNVSPEVPLQKKRSKQTGERGTTKRQVPPVAVSSNPGTSVPGSSTGGISVVRKTLKVEFPDRVSFEYDRPTPLIYAAHKCAELVSQIKCGPKPFLPVADLIFKDEYVDSARTKLLCDVVSNFVVEKYDSALKEALAELEKLKKTVVSKSRLLRRRKAEWQEEFERMAEKRDCAVAQGKALKKRADAAEEELSVARSTIEALELRKANLMEEIGAKAVQHKKEHDRLRDSRIYEVTKERVRVETEMIAKSNKHFGNLRECRAFGTKSCLEALKAGGRDIPQETIDMFAAREKQFEEEALKLDPGEIPETDLVFYPLRLDSQFVDMRAFVGLDPHGSNIRLIDPRTAGVLQSPADRPGTSAASSRSVEVDWSKTGAPALDSRAVDEGVNSVGNQDGSNVLEISDSSVSDSEDGQGRESDKADAGEEVDGVQSGEIIGDQANPSESQLEIRGGEAIARFESVDADQPVRTTLPEPPLDNDAVMQEQARDPEE; this comes from the exons ATGTCGTCTGGTGGGAGGTTATCTCGTGAACAGAAAGGGAAAGAGGTTGCGACCGTATCTCGTCCCTCGAGAGACGCGAGCGAGGTTCCACTCGAGGAATTCGAACGGGTTCATCACGACGCGATGATGGACACCGGGAGCCTGGATCTGTCTCAAAGGATCCTAGTTTCCGAGTCTGCGCGTTCATTCCGGAAAGAAGTAAGGGGAAACCAAGCCGAGCCGCAGGCTTGCGAGAGAGACGGTTCTGGCGGTGCGAGAGACGGGGTCCTTCCCGCCGACTATATGCCGACGTGCTACTATCCTGGAGAGATCTACGAGGAACTGTCGGCAATAGCTCCCGAGTTCCCGTGCTCTCCAGATGTGAGTGGTCAAGCTTGGGAGAACGTTATGAAGACGCAGTCAACTCCTAACAGCGTGAAGAGGCTCCTGAGGGAACGCCGTGGATTTGGGGTGACCTTCTTGATTCCCTCGGCGAGCCAAAGGCCTTGGTCACCGCCAGTTAGGTATCAATGTGTCTACGAAACCTATTTTCGTGACGATACGAAGCTTTGGTTCCCAATTCCTCGACTAGTCACGGCATACGCGAGGCGCCGAGACGCAGCGATAAGTCAGTTTTTGAACGGTTTGTGGCATATTGCAGTTGCTTTGATGGTTTTGGCTGCAGAGATCGATGTCTCGCTGAGCGTTCGTACCTTCGAAGAGTTGACGTCCGTCAGTTCGTTGGAGGACGACATTCTATCGATAAAAATGCGGCCAAGCTACAACGTGATAGGGGGGCATCCTAATAAGGCGCTCGATTGGCAGAGGTCTTATTTCTTCATTAAATGCGATGATTTTGCCTTCGAGGATCCTCCAGACGATGACTACCGTGTCTTATGGAATACTTTGCTTGGTAGAACACTTTCGTTAACTC CCGACCATCTAACTTCTCGCGAATACCCGGAAGTATTTCTTGCGAGCGCTCGTGCTGTCGCGAGACTCGCTCAAGAGCACTGGGAGAATATTTCTTGGGAGAGGGTTCGCCGTTCGATCGATC GGGATTGGGATTCGAGTTACATTCCGTCGGTTAACAAGACCAAGAGACGTATCTCGCTGTTCACCGTTGAAGAGCAGAAGAAGATCAACGCAGCAAGGAAGATGAGGGGCCTTCCGGATCTGAGTGCTATGATGGCAGCAGAGCATGGCTTGTCAAATGCTGAGCCGTCTGTGCCTTCTAATGATTTGGTGACTGACGACGCGACCCTCGCGAGTTTTGACCATCGTGAATCCTCGCTTGGTGTTGTTGTCGTTGctcctaagaagaagaagagcaagaagagAGCCCGTGACGAGCCGCCTGTCAATGATGATCTCGAGACTCTTCCAGAGGAAG CGGATGAACCTTGGAATGTCTCGCCCGAGGTTCCGCTTCAGAAGAAAAGGTCGAAGCAAACTGGTGAGCGGGGGACGACCAAGCGCCAGGTTCCCCCCGTTGCTGTTTCATCGAACCCTGGGACATCGGTCCCCGGTTCATCGACTGGTGGTATTTCGGTCGTTAGGAAGACTTTGAAAGTCGAGTTTCCTGATCGTGTCTCGTTCGAGTATGACAGGCCAACTCCTCTCATCTATGCTGCGCACAAATGCGCGGAACTGGTTAGTCAGATCAAGTGCGGCCCAAAGCCCTTTCTGCCAGTCGCTGACTTGATCTTTAAGGACGAGTATGTTGATTCTGCTCGCACCAAGTTGTTG TGCGACGTGGTTTCGAACTTCGTCGTCGAGAAATATGACTCTGCGCTGAAAGAAGCGCTTGCTGAGTTAGAGAAGCTGAAGAAGACAGTGGTGAGCAAGAGCAGACTTCTCCGTCGAAGGAAGGCGGAATGGCAAGAGGAGTTCGAGAGGATGGCCGAGAAGCGAGATTGCGCGGTTGCTCAGGGGAAAGCTCTGAAGAAAAGAGCCGACGCAGCTGAAGAGGAGCTTTCCGTTGCTCGTTCTACTATCGAGGCTTTGGAGCTGCGGAAGGCCAATCTTATGGAAGAGATAGGAGCCAAGGCCGTGCAGCATAAGAAAGAACATGACCGCCTTAGGGACTCGCGTATTTACGAGGTTACGAAGGAGAGGGTGAGGGTCGAGACCGAGATGATTGCAAAATCCAACAAGCATTTCGGGAATTTGCGCGAATG TCGAGCGTTCGGGACTAAGAGCTGCCTCGAGGCTTTAAAGGCTGGTGGCCGCGACATTCCTCAAGAGACTATTGACATGTTCGCAGCTAGAGAAAAACAGTTTGAAGAGGAAGCTTTGAAGCTTGATCCCGGCGAGATCCCGGAGACTGATTTGGTCTTTTATCCACTTCGCCTCGACTCTCAGTTCGTCGATATGCGAGCTTTCGTGGGTCTCGATCCGCATGGGTCTAACATACGCTTGATCGATCCGAGGACTGCTGGGGTTCTCCAAAGTCCCGCTGATCGTCCTGGAACCTCCGCTGCTTCCTCTCGTTCCGTGGAAGTTGATTGGTCAAAGACTGGTGCGCCTGCTCTTGACTCGCGAGCCGTTGATGAGGGAGTAAATTCTGTTGGGAACCAGGATGGGAGCAATGTTCTTGAGATCTCTGATTCTTCCGTTTCTGATTCGGAGGATGGTCAGGGTCGAGAATCAGACAAAGCCGACGCCGGCGAGGAGGTTGACGGGGTGCAGAGTGGAGAGATAATCGGAGATCAAGCGAACCCCTCCGAGAGTCAGCTTGAGATTCGTGGGGGAGAGGCGATAGCTCGTTTTGAGAGCGTCGATGCGGATCAACCCGTGCGTACCACCCTTCCCGAACCACCTCTCGACAATGATGCCGTAATGCAGGAACAGGCTAGAGACCCCGAGGAATAa
- the LOC125587189 gene encoding uncharacterized protein LOC125587189 codes for MAYSSSLFPSPFFSTDSSLFEVEVTRDEFHSFHKIDRDLFTRLVFVLKRDMNQSSQVIAFLLVVEELGFARNLVAYLVSSPDILIDAVASEVGVCISILYNQDYSSFFLLNHNNNDEVVIPFLKGLTDSNLTLSYINQYRETILVGVTKNLNDVCNRAFDDIYEKGYKEQLLALERATVIEEMKKIRLGAPQQTLTRLSVQHQTPSWWNVQQQIPRRSSVQKGNSIRSSFRQSTPIKVSAPQEWVPAPAVDEKAKAAVKETKRVDNKDDEEEVTPADDRTVFLTFSKGYPISESEVRVHFTRKFGEVIEAIVMQEVQENEQPLFARMVLKMEYASKIEEIVTPMNKNKFTIDGKHVLVRKFFAAPSSSHV; via the coding sequence ATGGcttattcttcttctctttttccttctcCGTTTTTCTCAACCGATTCTTCTTTATTTGAAGTGGAGGTAACTCGAGACGAGTTCCATTCTTTCCACAAAATCGACAGAGACTTGTTCACTCGCCTCGTCTTTGTTCTAAAACGAGACATGAACCAATCGTCTCAAGTGATTGCGTTTCTCCTCGTGGTCGAGGAACTTGGCTTCGCACGCAACTTGGTCGCGTATCTTGTCTCATCACCAGACATATTAATCGACGCGGTGGCCAGCGAAGTCGGTGTGTGTATAAGTATCTTATACAACCAAGACTACTCAAGCTTCTTCCTCCTTAACCACAACAACAATGATGAGGTGGTTATACCTTTTCTCAAAGGTCTAACTGACAGTAATCTCACACTCAGTTACATCAACCAGTACCGCGAAACTATTCTCGTTGGAGTGACAAAGAATTTGAACGATGTCTGCAACCGAGCTTTCGATGATATATACGAGAAGGGCTACAAGGAGCAACTGTTGGCGTTAGAGAGGGCGACAGTCattgaggagatgaagaagatccGGTTGGGTGCTCCACAACAAACCCTTACTAGGTTGAGTGTTCAACACCAAACCCCTAGCTGGTGGAATGTTCAACAACAGATCCCTCGTAGGTCGAGTGTTCAAAAAGGAAACTCTATTAGGTCGAGTTTTCGACAATCAACCCCTATAAAGGTGAGTGCTCCACAAGAATGGGTTCCTGCTCCAGCTGTTGATGAAAAAGCAAAGGCGGCCGTGAAGGAGACAAAGAGGGTGGACAACAAGGATGACGAGGAAGAGGTAACACCGGCGGATGATAGGACGGTGTTTCTGACGTTTTCCAAAGGATATCCAATTTCTGAATCGGAGGTTAGGGTTCACTTCACGAGGAAGTTTGGAGAAGTGATAGAAGCCATAGTGATGCAAGAAGTGCAAGAAAATGAGCAGCCCTTGTTTGCGAGGATGGTGTTGAAGATGGAATATGCATCGAAGATTGAAGAGATCGTGACTCCAATGAACAAAAACAAGTTCACTATTGATGGAAAACATGTTTTGGTTCGCAAGTTCTTTGCTGCCCCCTCCTCCTCGCATGTTTGA